TGGGATAGCCtttcccaccaccaccaccaccaccaccaccgtcatcATAACAGTTAatggacggcgacggcgacgacgacgacgacgacgaagacaacccatcccatccctatTTACACCGCCCAACGTTGGCCGACATGGCCCGCGTCAGGCTCGGTTCTGGACCGTTCTGCCACCACCATGatctccctctctcacacacatacatcgtacaccGTACACACAACGCACCCAACACATCTACAGTACAGATGTCGACATCCACACCAAGGCGAGGACTGTTGCAGCAGTCTTCTTCTagtttttgttttcccctttttttttctttttcaaaCTAGCCAAATAAAAAAAGCCTTTAAGTGTTCAAAACAAGAAGAACACCGTTTGAAATCGGGGGCGTTGGGGAACAGGGTGCGCGGGGACCAGGAGTTTGGGTTACTAGCACACATAGCAGCAGTCTTGCCCACACCGGCacagggagggggggtttcCATCAAAGTTTTGCGGAGTTTTCACTCCTCCCCCAAGTGTACATCGTATATACCTAGTTCAAGCATCCGGTTTTCCATCCTTTGTTCTCCTGAACGTCCCCCTCTTATCCAACATCCGGACCAACCTAACCCAGGCTGATGGAAGAGGGCGCTGTGTCGCGTTGCggtggtgggtgggtggatggggAGGGCGGCAAGGAAGAGAGCTGAGGAGCAAACAGGTTTCTGTCAAATATCAAGTAGACACCCCACACCTCGTCATATCAGAGTACAGTTAGAATCGGCGCCAGTGCGTCCAAACCAATACTtggaaggagaaaagagacaATTCAGATGCTCCGTACATTGTACACCTACCAAAACTCGAATCACCATATTGCTACGTTGACTCTTCCTTTCCTCTCCTCAACCCCCTGCCTCGGGTCGGTAATAATTCCTGACGAAGGGCGTGGTACCTGTACGGAGAGTCAGTTCTTCTGCAATGGTGGTCTTTTTCTGCATTGAGCAGTTTCACAAGCCTGCATATCCGTACACGATAACCTTTAGCCTCGCAGCCGGTACCGGTGCCACATGCACGCCCCAGGAGATGTGTCCAAAGTGCCGTGTATATGTATGTGTTAgtcgtgctgctgctgagtTTGTCACCCACCAGGCGCCTCACAGGGTTGCTGCTTGACGGCTTAACGCACAGCACTGGCGACGCGGTGTGGATAGGGATTAGGGTCGCATTGGCGGACAGGGGTAGCAGTTGTACACTGGCagatcagcagcagcagcagcatcagcagcagcatcagcaggTTGAAGACGTAAGGAGGGAACTGGCCGGTGAGGATATGGCGTGCTGTGATCGGGCGCCGTACGGTTGGGGGAGGCGGAACGGCTTTGTTGAGAAGTGACAGTTGTGGTGACATCGGGCATCTCAAGGCTCTCGAGCTGGCACTGAGCTGTACGGTACTCAAACGTGTTGTTCACTGCCTCGTGTCTGTACGTTTTAGCAGCGATTAGATGCAATGAAGACACGCTGACGGGCCATCGACCATCTTTCGCGTGCCATTGCCGCCCACCCCCGGTGGTCCCCAACTACATTGTAGACGACGGACGGGGAACAAGACGACGCCATGGTGAGCTCGGTGAGGAATTAGGTGTGGACCGCCGAAGCGCAGGGGGCCGGTCCCCTGGCACAAGAGCTCTGGAGAGGTGGTCCCGTTCGCGGCACCGACACCGAGAGAGTGGGTGCTGGCGTGGGGTAGAGCAACGGTcaaggtgtgtgtgtgtgtgtgtgtgtgtgaaagAGAGCCAAAGTGAGACCACCCAAGCATCTCGCTCTCCTAATGCTACTAATGTTGCCCCTTACCAGCACGAGAACCCGTCCGGTTAGGCTTCGAGAGGTCTTGAGGCTGCCCGTTCCGCAAGCCACCACGCGTGCCCCCTTTCTACAGTGGCGCCGTGTCTCGAACAttaggagggggggggagggaacgCCAGCCCAACGTGGGAGGTCCTCAACGTGGGAGGGGATACGGAGAAGTGAAGTGAGTGGTAGAAGGTGGGGGCTAGTGCCCTTCTAGCGCGTGCGAAGGAGTTGGTCATCTGAAGTTTTTTGACTGTTTGTTCACCTCCCCGTCCGCGTCCCGGTCGAGCCGTGATAGGTAGAGGTGGGGGATGGGTTGTCGTGGGGTGGTGTAAGTGATTGATACTGGTGGTGATTACGGGCTAGGGTTGGATGGCCGGGCTGGCTGTCCATGGTTGGCTGTCCGGGGAATGGACGACggcacatacacacatacacacagacacacgAGACAATCTCGGTGGCTGGCAGGCAGTCGAGATGCGCTGGTGGAGGGACAAGTCGGGCATCGTCCAGCGCCAGCAACGCACATGAGATATTGGGAAGCCTCGTCCGGCAGCGATGCCTTGGAGACGTGGACGTCAGGTCAGGCACGAGGGGACGCTTATTGGCGTGCCTTTTCGGGCGCTGGTACGGTAACGGTACGGTAAATGtcgtgtctgtctgtctgtctgtccgGGGGTGCCTCCTTTTACagggcggtcgacggcggctgggTGATGGCCGAGCCACATCAGAGTCGGGTATTGGGGCTTACTCGACACACACGATtactgtctgtctgtctgcttCATGGACGACGCATGTAAGATGGTGTAAGTCGGGCTGACTGACTCTCACAAAATGTGACTGACGACCGCCCTGCTCCCCGCCTGAAATGGGAATGGGCACCAACGTGGCCTACCAGATCTTCGTAATCATGccgctctcgctctcctGCATGTAGTAGGCCAAGCGACGTTGACAATGACGGGTGCGGCACTGCAGCTCTACACTACCTACCACTTGGCTAGCTTCGTCCTGCTGCAGCAACGCAAGCGGGCCATCATTTCGCAGCTTGGCTCGACTTGGACGACCGGTGAGGTTGTGGATccgatcccccccccccccccacaaACTTTGCATGTGCaaactgactgactgactgactgactgactgactggccGACTGGCCGACTGTCGACCGAACGAACTGGTTTTTGGGCTCGCCAAGCTGGCCTCGGGGGAGTGAATCCCGTCGTCAAACGGACATGAGCAGCATGTCAGCCACCAACATGTGCAGCACTGTATTGGGGACTTTGCTGGCAAGGAAAAACGATCCCCGCCCGCACCGAGGCATCCCCGGGGGGGTAAAGAgatggaagggggaggggacggacATGAGTGACACGTCTGGGTAGGGCTGGATGCTCGGCGCTGCACCGTTGCTTTTGTTGCTCCGGATTTGCGGTGCATTGCGTGTCTAGCACAGACTCAAATGACGCTCGACTGACTTTCCAGTTGACCCTGCACCATGCCGTtgaagaggggggggtttcCTGGCGTTAATCAAAAATCACCCTTCAACAACAAACCATGTGAGTGGACGCAGCTGCAGGGAGCTATGGCCCATTCTCTGCAAGTCGTCACGCCCAGCTCCAGGTCGAAGCGGGTAGTAGTCGACCAACAGATGTTTGCCAAAGGTTGTCTGTCATTCTCTCGTCAGAATCTTCCGCTGGCAAGGGTTCCCAAAACATGTCGCGGGGGGCGGGATAGCCCGCCCAGGCGGGAGGGACGTCCGGTCTCGTCAACGGAAGCCCATCCTTCTCGTCGGCCAGAGTGATACTGAACTGGCGAGGTGACCGGCCGGTGAAGGGCCTCGAAAAATCGAAACGACGTGCCAACTGAGCGATAGCAGCCAGCCCCCATACCGCGCGCCGCCGGTGGTGGCCCCGTCACATATCATATCCGTCCCCGTTGCAGATCTACCGCCTGCTTATCTGCCCGCCCACCCAGCGTTCCCTGGGACCTTCTCGAAGGGCGAACGAACCTCTGATGGTGTGAGGAGTGAGCTTTCTCCGGACACGCAAGCCAGGCCAGATAGCTGCGATAAGACAAGTAGGAGCCGGGATATCATTATCACTGAGCCTTGGGATGACCGCCCTCTTCGGCCGCTCTTCATCATCACACACACCAGCCGATAAGAGTGGTGTGGGGGGAGGTTTAGGGGGGGCAGCAGTCCTTGACTTACAAGCCGTGGTTATGCGGGATATCCCTCCCATTGAAATCGTCTCTTCAAGCTCGTCGTTACCCTGATTGACTTTGGCTGCGCCGTCGAACTCAACAAAGCTTCTCCGAGGCATATCACGCGACAAGTTATTTTGCCGCTCCTTGTTCACGTCTCCTGACCTTTTCCCTCacgtcccctcccctcccccccgagAGGCCCCGTTTGATTGACCGGTGCGGGGCCTCCTTGAACCACCACCCGTGTATCGGGCCAGCATCCGTACACTCTACTCTGTACGAAGGACAGACGCGGTTGCAGCCCATTCGAGACAAAGATGGCGTGGACAAACTTCCAGACCGCTCCGCACGGCAATGGCTCTCTATTGTCACCGCAAGCATTGTTCGCCAGTGTGCCGACGATCCTGTATTGGGTCCACCGGGTGTCCTTTTGTCATGCCATGGCGTCGTGCCGAGCTTCCCCAAATGTTTGTTGTACCCGAACACCAGGTCCACAGTTACCGACTAAATGGGAGCGCCCCCAAATGCTGCGGCAATTATCCGACCTGCCAtcttggcgaggaggaggaggggcaaAAGTGAGCAGGTTGCAAAGCAGTTAGTTCTACGGACACGGCCGTTTACGTATGCGGTAGAGTCGACAGACATCCTCCCCCAACCCCCGGGCTCCTGTGTCGTTATCACTCGTCTGCGCCGGCGTGAGTTCCAGGGTCGGCCCAGGGCTTGTTTCCGACCTGCTTCAGCTGGAACGACCGCCGAGGGACTTTGGTTTTTCATCCACCGGCCACCCGGTCCAGCGGGTCGCCGTCAGAGGATCACGCTCTAACTCCCCCCCCTAGTTCTTCTACGTGAAAAGAGGCCGGAGCATCTCCACCGACTTGGCTCACCGAGGTTCCGGGTCTGGAAGGTCAGTCGCGCCGGGACGATAAAGACCCTCCCATTGTGCACTTGGCGAGCGTTCAGAGCGACGCGGATCGTCCATAGCTGACGTGCCAATGACCCAAATTCCGGGTTCGCTTGGAGCGACTGACCCCTTTAGAGGTATGCCGCCGTGGAAAAGGGCGAAAGGGCAGATGTGCACTGCCTGGCGCGCGATGGTGTAGCCATCCTCCCAATTACCCGGTTTGACGGGTTGAGGAAGGATCGTTAATTTCGGAGTCGGCAACGATACATTCGGACAAGTGCGAATACGCTGCCGTTGTGATGTGTGCGTCATCTGCCACCGCCTCATTACCTACCTGGCTATTGACCTTGGGTCCTCCCTTCGTCCTCATCACAGCAGAACAGTTGGCATCAACAAACGTGTTTCGGTCGCGATGATGCCATTGGTGCCAATATGAGCACAGCGTCCGACCAGTCTCGGAAGGTTTCGCGGCGTACACTTTCCAGACGTACCCATAAGCCGGAAAGGTTCGGTTCGAGTTGCCACCGGTTGAGTCGGATCGACAAGGCCCCATGCTCGGGAGGATTTAGAAGTCTGACAGGCGTGCAGCGAGCGCGTCAGTTCTGACAGTGTTTCGGTGAGAAGCGGTCGACCAGGTCGGGCTGAGAGGCGTCGACAGGGGTGGCGGGCTGTAGTTGTCTCCTTCCTCAAGGGCCATGATATGATGCTGGTGAATAGATGTTCGCTTTTGCCACGAATTCCGCTTTTGGCCCCCATACTCCAGCTCTCCCCATGGCGCAGCAGTAGATGAGGGAGCACCTAGACCTACTACGCAGGACGGCAGTGAAAGTGTCGGTGAGGGAAATGGCGTGTCTTCCATATGAGGAAGTGGAAATCGGACTACGCGTGATGTCTTAAGGGATTGTTCATGGGACAGACAATATGAGTCAAGAAACTCTGAGCTGCGCCTTCTACATTGGCGGTGAAGGCTCTCGATGTTGATATTGCTACCCCCAGTTTCCCCAATAATTACAAACTACCGTATTGGTACATTGCGCAGTATGTGCATCTGTGATAAGTACTTGTCACTGCAATAAGCAGTCACCATATGCAATCGTGCTGATGAACAATCACTGAACGCTTACTTGCTTAACCGGCACCAGGCTCCATATTGAATCCTCCTCCAACCAaaacaccaccatcatcatcttgttcatcatcaccaccacccagcCTTTGGCTTGGTTGGTTCAGCGTATGTCCATTCAATGCGACACCAAAGTCTCCCACTGATCTAATGACCCTCGTTCCCTTCTCGACAAAGTCAAAACCCTCACTTATAGCCGGCCCCCGTCGGTATTCGGCAATGCGACGTCGAGCACAATGCGCACGCAGCTCCACCCGGAATAGCACCACTTCGAACCCTGACCGCAGGTGCCGGCCTCTCTTTGAGATTCTGGTGCCGGAGGTGCCGGGGACGTCGTACTCAAGATTCATAAAATATTTCCAGCATAAACAGTGCCAGTCGGCAAAATGCCGTGGTGGCCCCCCCTTCAACCTCATTTCACAAGGCGTGCCCGAGCGTAATGTTCCCTGCTTCCCAGCCACGAAGTTCCAGGAAAACGCTCTGTGCCTCCGTTATGAATCGCTATGACCTCCGGAGCACCCTTGGATTAGGGGACCTCGACTGCCCCTCGAAATTGATGTCTTGCAGCTGTCAGGAGGGGCCACAAACGCCCTGATGCGACTCAAAATCCCCGTCTGACCCGCCAAGCACCATGCTCAGTTATGCCGATCCTGCCTCTGCTACAGGTGCTACAGGTGcgacaggggggggggggggggagggaaggtCCAGGGAGGTTCAGGCAAGGCCGCTCCGAATGCAACAGAGACAAACAAAGCCCGgttctctctccctcaccGGGTTACACCACACAACCGTCTCCGCAAACAACTTGCAGACGGCAATGCTCATGTGACGAGCCCCGGCAAGGGTTTGCTTGAGTATGGACAGCCCAATGTGGGCGTTGGGCGTCAAGCCCGCCACTCATTCGTTTCCATCGTTCGCCATTCAGACCAGAATGCTCTGTACGGACATGGCCATCATCAGTCCCTTATCGGCGGCACTCTGGAGGGGGGAAATTGCCCCTTGCACAGTTGTCCGGGACTGGAGACGACGCTGCGAGGGATAGATTGACCAATTTCTAGAACGTCTTACCGCTCAGGTGTCAGACAACAAGAAGCGACACCATATTACTGACCCCTCTCCACAATTCTCGGCATCTGTCTGTCTCCCACGGACGACTGTAGGTAGACAGACGATTGAGATATCCCACATCCCGGGCGAAGTTCTGACAGTTCAAAGTCAAAAGATTTGACTTTGACCGGGTCTCGAGCCGGACCGCCCGGCGCAGCCCACCCTGTACAATTCGGAATGGAACAACACGTTCTCCTGCCCTCGTCGAGACACGATGGCGCTTTAAAGTGggcggatgaggaggcgTCATGTCACATACGAGCGAATCTAGCGTTGCAACAAAATCCATCCAACACGTGGGTTTACGCACTGGCGTGGACCGTCAGCTGCTCCAAAGGTATCCCACCGGTGAGCAAACacaaggggggagggggagtcCACTTCCTGACCGAAGTGATACATACAGATTGGGGAGTAGAACCCTCTTGAGTTTGCACCATCAGAGaggccatcttcatctctcATCCCTGTAATGGGGTGATCAAAGTAGCAAACACCACGGCCAAGCAATAAGACACAATAATCTTGACCCGAGTGGAGAGCAGCTGGTGGACTAGGCGACAGGAAGGTATTCAATACGAAGCTGTGCCGCACGATACGGGTGCATGAAGGTCCCACACCACGTTGGCGGGCATCGCCTGGTGGGATTGGCTTGTTCGCTCAGCAAACTGCGTCTGCCAGGTCGGTCACATAGTCTCCGATCTTGCGTCTCTTGGCAGAGACGTTGTCCTTCTGTTGGAGATCGTCGGGGCCTATCACTCAGGCTGCCCTCTCCACTATGCGATGACTGCCAGTCCTGCAGGCTTGCCTTGCGGCACGTACTTGGAATGACAAGTTGCAAGCACGCCTCTTTCACACGCGCCCACATGTAAACAAACACCCTATCTTGGTAGAAGTGGATGCGGCCAGTTGCTGGTTATGGAGTTTGCTCCAATCCGTCAACCAAACAACCAAGCCAAGATCCCAACGAGACGGTACGGAATCTCCAAATTGAGGGGGGGAAATGATCAGTTAGAAAAGCCAATCCGAAAAGATTCGGGCCTTTATGCGCCTCTCCATGCTACTTTTCACGGGGGGGTGGGCCATTGACCAGCTTGTTGGAGTCATCTTCGACAACCAACATCACAACCAACGGCCAACGCAACAAGATCCCAGCCAATCTTCCTGCAATGGATTAAAACGATGTGGATCTCCCTCCAAGGCCAAGTCCATCATACCTTGGTTCACCCAATGATGTGGTCTGGACCATTTCCCAGGCCCCTGGGTTGTATGCTGTTGGCGTAATGTCCTGACTGTTTGGCTAAATCATGAGCTGATGCCAACTGCCTTGGCTTGTTAAATCGCCAAACCTGTATTTCCACGGAAGTGACAGATAGCGGGCGTTTGTCAGTCTTGGTAGCCCACGCCCTCTCAATCGTGGACCTCTCACGAACGAGGGTTGAATGCACTTCGCCAACGACTGACGTGCATCCTCCATGGGCCCTTTGTTGACGAAAGAATGATATGATACCTCGTGTCTACCTGAACATGAGCCAAGATACTTGCGCGGGTAAGAGAGTATTGTTCACGACGTTTCCCGAATGATGAGATCAAGGTTGGTTCCCACCAACATTGCGCGCTACCCACGagttccaaatgaggggaGCCAGGCTTTTTATTTTTTTGCCAACGCATTGCTGCTACTACATTGGGGTTCTTCTTCCAGAAACGAGAACGACGCATCTCACCTCTGCCGTTGTTATGATTGGAATACGAGGAGTGTGTTGACACCAAAGGATCATCAACACACAGCTAAATGACTACATGGTGGGATACTTTCCCAATCGTGAGAAGCGAGGGGGCGTCGACTTAGGAAGCTAGGCTCGTCGTTACCACCTATGAGTCACCTAACAACTCTGTCGATAGTGGAACTCATTGGCAAATTAAAGCATCGATACTACGATACCCATAAAGCCATCCATGCCCGAAAGCCAAAGTTGGGTATCTAATCTCGCTATGCATCCCTCATCCCGACACAGTTGCCATCTGCCGTTTTGCTTGAGGCAATTCAGCTAAAAGGTTGAAATTTGTCTCCCGTGGACGCCTTTCCCCAAATCCCAGCGTAGTTGGCTTTCTTTTGATCTCGCGACTCTTTTGGGATTGTAGTTAATGGCGGATCGCTGACGTttgggtcgtcgtcgggtgGCAAATGGACCTCCAAAAGCGAAAAATGATATTCCAGTACCTCGGGGAACCTCTGCCAGACCTCTTGCCACCTTTGATCAACTTCGTGCTTCTGCAATGTTATGGCGGCCCTGGGCGGTTGGCTTTGATCTGAGACTTCATTACGACTTTTCCCCTCCAGCCTTGGTCTCAGATGCCGCTCCTGGACAACTCGTGAAAAGGATTGATTGTCCGATGGGGAGGCCTTGATATGATTCAGTTCGCCGGGCGTAACatcttcctcccctctcgGTTGCAAAAGAGCATCTCCCATGCTCTGACTCAAGCTGGGAGTCTCGCCTTCCGCTGGCGGAACCTTCCGTTCGGCCCCTGGCAGATCTTGTTCGATCCCACAAGATCGGTTAAACGTCCTGAGAACGTAATCTTGTGACTTGCCTCGCACCCACGATCGGATGTCGCTGTAAATAGGAAACATCATCCTATTTTCCGCTTGCACTACAGATTCATCCAATGCTCTGGCCTCGCAATCACACATCAAACCTGCTGGTGCGCCGCAGACGGCGCAGTCAGGGTCTATGCCCAGCCATGACGGTAGGGCATATCGTTGTCTGCGAAATGCATACATGATTGGATCGTTCTCTGGGTCGATTGGCGAACCTCGAATGGCAGCGATGAAGCCCCACTCAAAGAGTCGGTGATCGTTGCGTGGTATCCCGGAGAATATTCTCGAGTAATCGGCCATCGGGAGAACTCCGCGAGCCTCGTCCTGATGGAACAAAGTAGGCAATTCCGGGTCCGGGCTGTCTGGAGATACTTGGTCCTGAGTTGTCGAAGCGAAAGTATCGGGCTGTTCGCCATTCGGAGTTGTGGTATCGTCGGTTGACGACCATACGTCCCAGCCATCATTCTTCAGGGTGCTTCTGCTGGGTGCTTTGGCAGAAGAGCCGCTGCTCTGTTGGCTCTCTGAATGATAATGggcctcgtcatcttcctcgtaACTGGGAAGAGACTTGAGAGCAAGGGCTCGCATGTGGCCGATGATGTGATCATCCAAAttgccgacctcgtccgTTCCGCAGAGAGGGCAGGTCTGGAACAGAGTCCCAGTCGCCCGGCCATTTCTATCAGCAAGGACTCCAAGCTGGGCTTCAGTGAACTTTCCGGCGTGAGACTCCTGCATATGGTTCAGGTAGtccgccctcgacgaagccgtgAAAGGCCCGTGAGACTTTGACTTGCAACTCCATCTCAGAGTGTGTTCGCGCATATGCTTGAGCCAGGGGCGGCTATGGGCGTACAGCTCCTCGCCCGAGTCGCACTCTTCAAACAGGCAAACGTAAGGGTCGAGGTCACTTTTGACATGTTCCCTAGAATAATCAGTACACGGTGACTCACAAGCAATCGATAGCTTCATCTGGCATCAGCCTGATGAGGTGCTTAGGATGGGCTGAATGTTTGTGTACATACCTCCACTTCTTTTCGTCGACGACTTCAGAAACGGGCAGCGTGCAGAAGCAAAAGGGACAGACAATTTCTTCCAATTCTTTGAGACATTCTTCCCAATGCGCTTTCAATGCTTCTCTATGAGCTGCCTCGGCATCAGCAACGGTGTTGAAGCCGGATTTCCCAATTCTCGTTTCGACGCCCCTTGAAGCCCCGTCAACTTGCTCCCCCTTGGCCTCAATCTCCTTGACAACAATTGCGAGATTAGCTTCTCTCTTGGCTTTGAATTTATTATGCTTCCGTGTAAGAGCTCCGCATGGAGCCGGGGGAAAGCGCAAATCAGCATGGCTGCTCAGCGCCACGGTCTTCGACCGCGAAACCACCGATGGGGTGGACGCCTTTTTGAAGTGATCAGGTGCCAGTGTTGTGGCAGTTACTGCTGCGGACCTCGCGACGCTTTTGGCCGTTTCGTCTGGAGCCTCTGCCTCTTGTGCGGTTGTTGTAACTTGAGGTAGGTTCTGTCCTGGCTGACATCGGACTCTGGGTTGCGATGCAACGGGCTGTACAGGTTTCTCTCGGGTCCGGGTCGGTGTCTTGCCGTAACGAGACCTTCGATACAGGATCGTTTTCCTTCTCAATAGCATCGTCTTAGCGAGGCGTTGCTGGATGGCCTCGCTGGTGCCAGGGAATTGGTCGCGAACATTGTGAGCAAAGAGCGCCTCCAGAAAGCTTTCGACGTCATTGCCTTGCTCGTCTCGGATCCGAAATGCGCTCGCTACCTTTTTCTTGTGCATGTCTTTGCTGGCTCGACGGCCAGTGTTTGACAACCTGTGCAAAAGGCTGATGTCTTTGGAAACACCCTCGAGAACATGGTCAAAACTGGGATCTACCGCTTCCAGCGACTGCTCAGAGACCTTCAGGCTGAGTGAAGTCAAGATCTCGAGACCTGAATGGATATGGTCAGCCAGATGACACTTCTACTAACCTCATCCGAAAAGACACCGTTTATACACACAGCTTAGAGCCCTTAGTCCCAAGGCTTCCAAAAGCCCGCCAACGGCGTCTTGGACGTCGGGTGCCTCACGCAAGCGATGGTCCAAGGACCCTCGACCGGGGGCAAAAACGCCAATGTTCGCCGCCCAGACCGAGAACCTGGCGACCTGGTTTTCTACCAGAGTCAGCTCTCGCGGATGGACGTCTGCGGCTTtgttgaggcatttttgaAACCGCTCTAGACACGACCGGGCGAGGTCTGCAATCGTCGGCGATGCTGGTGTCGTCTCTGTCGGTGCCGATTGTTCTTTCTTCTCAAAGGCCTCCATTCTTAACAAACTGCATGGCTTTGGAATGTTGGTCGAGGAGGATTGATGGAGGCGGGGTTGGTTGTCGAGGGCTCAGGGGACAGATCCATCATGCAGATGAGATGATGCAGCTCGACAAGACTCGCCCTTCTGATTGACTGAGTGATTGATCCACGGCCTCAGCTGCTTTGTCAGCGTTGAATCTTTTGAGGTTTGCTTCCATAGGCTGGAAAGATCATGCCACTTCCCCGCTCCTATGCGCCAGCGTCATGTTTGATGTCGGCTATTCAGCCTGATTCATCATCTGCGCTCTCGACTCGACCCGGCATCACGTAAAACCAGCGTCTAACCCATGGCAATTCCACAAGAACGAAATGGCGAAGAGTTTGGAGTCTCCCAGAGACCTTGATATCGATGATGTACGcctggcgtcggcggcataCACAACATTCCAAGAAATCGCTCAAGTTCTGCGGACTAGCGAGAAGGATGTCCAACTTAAGATCTTTTACGCCAGCCTTACGGCCTACTGTGTCATCATACGAAACCACACAAGCCGCATCGGCCAGGCATCTGTTGGG
This genomic interval from Colletotrichum higginsianum IMI 349063 chromosome 9, whole genome shotgun sequence contains the following:
- a CDS encoding Serine/threonine protein phosphatase, which translates into the protein MEAFEKKEQSAPTETTPASPTIADLARSCLERFQKCLNKAADVHPRELTLVENQVARFSVWAANIGVFAPGRGSLDHRLREAPDVQDAVGGLLEALGLRALSCLEILTSLSLKVSEQSLEAVDPSFDHVLEGVSKDISLLHRLSNTGRRASKDMHKKKVASAFRIRDEQGNDVESFLEALFAHNVRDQFPGTSEAIQQRLAKTMLLRRKTILYRRSRYGKTPTRTREKPVQPVASQPRVRCQPGQNLPQVTTTAQEAEAPDETAKSVARSAAVTATTLAPDHFKKASTPSVVSRSKTVALSSHADLRFPPAPCGALTRKHNKFKAKREANLAIVVKEIEAKGEQVDGASRGVETRIGKSGFNTVADAEAAHREALKAHWEECLKELEEIVCPFCFCTLPVSEVVDEKKWREHVKSDLDPYVCLFEECDSGEELYAHSRPWLKHMREHTLRWSCKSKSHGPFTASSRADYLNHMQESHAGKFTEAQLGVLADRNGRATGTLFQTCPLCGTDEVGNLDDHIIGHMRALALKSLPSYEEDDEAHYHSESQQSSGSSAKAPSRSTLKNDGWDVWSSTDDTTTPNGEQPDTFASTTQDQVSPDSPDPELPTLFHQDEARGVLPMADYSRIFSGIPRNDHRLFEWGFIAAIRGSPIDPENDPIMYAFRRQRYALPSWLGIDPDCAVCGAPAGLMCDCEARALDESVVQAENRMMFPIYSDIRSWVRGKSQDYVLRTFNRSCGIEQDLPGAERKVPPAEGETPSLSQSMGDALLQPRGEEDVTPGELNHIKASPSDNQSFSRVVQERHLRPRLEGKSRNEVSDQSQPPRAAITLQKHEVDQRWQEVWQRFPEVLEYHFSLLEVHLPPDDDPNVSDPPLTTIPKESRDQKKANYAGIWGKASTGDKFQPFS